In Paenibacillus sp. G2S3, a single window of DNA contains:
- the tpiA gene encoding triose-phosphate isomerase yields MRTPIIAGNWKMFKTVPEAESFIADIKGKAEVEGVETVICAPFTNLPALVAAAKGTDIKIGAQNLHFEDNGAYTGEISGVMLSDLGVDYVIIGHSERRAYFGETDEIVNKKMHAAFRHGITPIVCVGEKLEEREADQTKAVCKVQTEAAFQGLSAEQAAKVVIAYEPIWAIGTGKSSTSQDANEVIAYIRSLVKDLYDAATAEAVRIQYGGSVKPENVTEYMGQSDIDGALVGGASLQPASFVQLVEGAK; encoded by the coding sequence ATGAGAACACCAATTATTGCGGGTAACTGGAAGATGTTCAAAACAGTTCCTGAAGCAGAAAGCTTTATTGCTGATATCAAAGGCAAAGCAGAAGTAGAAGGCGTTGAGACTGTAATCTGCGCTCCATTTACTAACCTGCCTGCACTTGTAGCAGCTGCAAAAGGTACAGACATCAAGATTGGCGCACAGAACCTACACTTTGAAGATAACGGTGCTTACACAGGAGAAATCAGTGGTGTAATGCTTAGCGATCTCGGCGTAGACTATGTAATCATTGGTCACTCAGAGCGTCGTGCTTATTTTGGCGAAACAGATGAAATCGTGAATAAGAAAATGCATGCTGCATTCCGTCACGGTATCACTCCAATCGTATGTGTTGGCGAAAAGCTCGAAGAGCGTGAAGCTGATCAAACTAAAGCAGTATGTAAAGTACAAACTGAAGCTGCATTCCAAGGACTTAGTGCCGAGCAAGCAGCAAAAGTTGTCATTGCATACGAACCTATCTGGGCTATTGGCACAGGTAAATCTTCCACTTCCCAAGATGCTAACGAAGTTATTGCTTACATCCGCAGTCTTGTTAAAGATTTGTATGATGCAGCAACAGCTGAAGCTGTTCGTATTCAATACGGCGGCAGCGTGAAGCCTGAGAATGTAACTGAGTACATGGGCCAAAGCGACATCGATGGTGCGCTTGTTGGCGGTGCCAGCTTGCAGCCTGCTTCCTTCGTTCAATTGGTTGAGGGGGCGAAGTAA
- the gap gene encoding type I glyceraldehyde-3-phosphate dehydrogenase — translation MSVKVGINGFGRIGRLAFRRIQNVEGIEVVAINDLTDAKMLAHLLKYDTTQGKFQGDVEVHDGFFKVNGKEVKVLANRNPEELPWGDLGVDIVLECTGFFTTKEAAEKHLKGGAKKVVISAPATGDMKTVVYNVNDDILDGTETVISGASCTTNCLAPMAKVLNDKFGIIEGLMTTIHAYTGDQNTLDAPHSKGDFRRARAAAENIIPNTTGAAKAIGLVIPELKGKLDGAAQRVPVATGSLTELVTVLDKSVTVEEINAAMKAASDPDTYGYTEDEIVSSDIKGMTFGSLFDATQTKVLTVGDKQLVKTVAWYDNEMSYTAQLVRTLEKFAKIAK, via the coding sequence ATGAGTGTAAAAGTTGGAATTAACGGATTTGGACGTATTGGACGCCTTGCTTTCCGCCGTATTCAAAATGTAGAAGGTATCGAAGTGGTAGCAATCAACGACTTGACTGACGCTAAGATGCTTGCTCATTTGCTTAAATATGATACAACTCAAGGTAAATTCCAAGGTGATGTTGAAGTGCATGATGGCTTCTTCAAAGTCAATGGTAAAGAAGTTAAGGTTCTTGCTAACCGCAACCCTGAAGAATTGCCATGGGGCGACCTAGGCGTTGATATCGTACTTGAGTGCACAGGTTTCTTCACAACTAAAGAAGCAGCTGAAAAACACTTGAAAGGTGGAGCTAAGAAAGTAGTTATCTCCGCTCCGGCTACTGGCGACATGAAAACTGTCGTTTACAACGTTAACGATGACATTCTTGATGGCACTGAGACTGTTATTTCCGGCGCATCTTGCACAACTAACTGCCTAGCTCCAATGGCAAAAGTACTGAACGACAAGTTCGGTATCATTGAAGGCTTGATGACTACAATTCATGCTTACACTGGCGACCAAAATACTTTGGATGCTCCACACTCTAAAGGTGACTTCAGACGTGCTCGTGCAGCAGCTGAGAACATCATTCCTAACACTACTGGTGCTGCTAAAGCAATCGGTCTTGTTATTCCAGAACTTAAGGGTAAATTGGATGGTGCAGCTCAACGTGTTCCAGTTGCAACTGGTTCCCTGACTGAGCTTGTAACTGTTCTTGATAAGAGCGTTACTGTTGAAGAAATCAACGCAGCTATGAAAGCAGCTTCCGATCCAGACACTTATGGTTACACTGAAGATGAAATCGTATCTTCCGACATCAAAGGTATGACTTTCGGATCCCTGTTTGATGCTACACAAACTAAAGTATTGACTGTTGGCGACAAACAACTGGTTAAGACTGTTGCTTGGTATGACAATGAAATGTCCTACACTGCACAATTGGTTCGTACTTTGGAGAAATTCGCTAAAATCGCTAAGTAA
- the eno gene encoding phosphopyruvate hydratase — translation MTIISDVYAREVLDSRGNPTVEVDVYLESGAKGRAIVPSGASTGAHEAVELRDGDKSRYMGKGVLKAVENVNEIIAPEVIGMDALDQVGIDKLMITLDGTHNKGKLGANAILAVSMAVARAAAAALDIPLYVYLGGFNAKTLPVPMMNIINGGEHADNNIDVQEFMVLPVGAPSFKEALRTGAEIFHNLKSVLQSKGLNTAVGDEGGFAPNLGSNEEAITTIIEAIEKAGYKPGVDVFLGMDVASTEFYKDGKYTLAGEGKSYTSAEYVDLLASWVEKYPIITIEDGMSEDDWDGWKLLTEKLGDKVQLVGDDLFVTNTERLATGIEKGIGNSILVKVNQIGTLTETFDAIEMAKRAGYTAVISHRSGESEDSTIADIAVATNAGQIKTGAPSRTDRVAKYNQLLRIEDELGELAQYNGLKSFYNLKR, via the coding sequence ATGACTATTATTTCTGATGTATATGCTCGCGAAGTCCTTGACTCCCGTGGTAACCCTACTGTTGAGGTTGACGTTTATCTTGAATCCGGTGCTAAAGGCCGCGCTATCGTTCCTTCCGGCGCTTCCACTGGTGCTCATGAAGCTGTAGAGCTTCGTGATGGTGACAAATCCCGTTACATGGGTAAAGGCGTTCTGAAAGCTGTTGAGAACGTAAATGAAATCATCGCTCCAGAAGTTATCGGTATGGACGCTCTTGACCAAGTGGGCATCGACAAATTGATGATCACTTTGGACGGAACTCATAACAAAGGCAAATTGGGCGCTAACGCAATCCTAGCTGTATCCATGGCAGTAGCTCGTGCAGCAGCAGCAGCATTGGATATTCCTTTGTACGTATACCTGGGCGGATTCAACGCTAAAACTCTTCCAGTACCAATGATGAACATCATCAACGGTGGTGAGCATGCGGACAACAACATCGACGTTCAAGAGTTCATGGTTCTTCCTGTAGGAGCTCCAAGCTTCAAAGAAGCTCTTCGCACAGGTGCTGAAATCTTCCACAACTTGAAATCCGTACTTCAATCCAAAGGCCTTAACACAGCTGTAGGTGACGAAGGTGGTTTTGCTCCGAACCTTGGTTCGAATGAAGAAGCAATCACTACAATTATCGAAGCTATCGAAAAAGCTGGTTACAAACCAGGCGTTGACGTATTCTTGGGTATGGATGTTGCTTCCACTGAGTTCTACAAAGATGGTAAATACACACTTGCTGGCGAAGGTAAATCTTACACTTCCGCTGAGTATGTTGACCTTCTTGCTTCATGGGTTGAGAAATACCCAATTATCACAATCGAAGACGGTATGTCCGAAGACGACTGGGATGGTTGGAAATTGCTTACTGAAAAATTGGGCGACAAAGTTCAATTGGTTGGTGACGACTTGTTCGTTACAAACACTGAGCGTCTTGCAACAGGTATCGAAAAAGGTATCGGTAACTCCATCTTGGTTAAAGTTAACCAAATTGGTACATTGACTGAAACTTTCGATGCTATCGAAATGGCTAAACGTGCTGGTTACACAGCAGTTATCTCTCACCGTTCCGGTGAATCTGAAGATAGCACAATCGCTGACATCGCTGTTGCGACTAACGCTGGTCAAATCAAAACAGGTGCTCCTTCCCGTACAGACCGTGTTGCTAAATACAACCAATTGCTTCGCATCGAAGACGAGTTGGGTGAATTGGCTCAATACAACGGCCTGAAATCCTTCTACAACCTTAAAAGATAA
- a CDS encoding sugar-binding domain-containing protein — translation MRNLLDIQKQLLPDLMETLKRRYTILHQIMLSDIIGRRTLAASLDMTERVLRAETDLLKSQGLIEIESVGMRISAAGRRLLDLLEPVVKSLFGLDELEEKIRATYGLDKVIVVPGDCESSPFTKRELGRAGAKALLSVLRTDDIVAVTGGSTLADMADQLTPPLSLSYKNAWFVPARGGLGESMEIQANTIASTMAKRVGANYRLLHLPDLLSGDAYQSLALDSNIGEIVQIIRSSRIIVHGIGDAIEMTRRRKLDEATVSEIQGEGAVAESFGYYFNEDGQVVHTMLTMGLRLEDIVRTETVIGIAGGKPKAKAIHAMLRFGQENILVTDEAAAVEIGKEIDNQLQISS, via the coding sequence ATGCGTAATTTATTAGATATCCAAAAGCAGCTTCTGCCTGATCTCATGGAAACCCTTAAGAGACGGTACACGATTCTTCATCAGATCATGCTGTCCGATATAATTGGGCGCAGAACGCTTGCCGCTTCGCTTGATATGACTGAGCGGGTGCTGCGTGCCGAGACGGATCTTCTGAAATCGCAAGGGCTCATTGAGATCGAGAGCGTTGGTATGCGTATTAGCGCTGCTGGGCGTAGACTGCTTGATTTGCTAGAGCCGGTCGTTAAGAGCCTGTTTGGTCTGGATGAGCTGGAAGAGAAAATTCGGGCAACGTATGGTCTGGATAAAGTTATTGTGGTGCCGGGTGATTGTGAGTCGTCGCCGTTCACCAAACGTGAGCTTGGCCGAGCAGGCGCAAAAGCGCTGCTCAGTGTACTTCGTACAGATGATATTGTTGCTGTCACAGGTGGATCAACGCTTGCCGATATGGCTGATCAACTGACACCGCCGTTATCCCTTTCCTATAAGAACGCTTGGTTTGTTCCGGCGCGTGGTGGATTAGGAGAGAGTATGGAGATTCAAGCCAATACGATTGCCTCAACAATGGCAAAACGGGTTGGAGCGAATTATCGGTTGCTGCATTTACCTGATTTACTTAGTGGGGATGCGTACCAGTCATTAGCACTTGACTCTAATATTGGAGAGATTGTACAAATCATCCGCAGTTCGCGTATTATTGTACATGGGATTGGGGATGCCATTGAAATGACTCGCCGCCGCAAGCTGGATGAGGCAACTGTCTCAGAAATCCAGGGTGAGGGAGCCGTGGCTGAATCCTTTGGGTATTACTTTAACGAAGATGGTCAGGTTGTCCATACGATGCTTACGATGGGGCTACGTCTAGAAGATATTGTTCGGACGGAGACAGTCATCGGTATTGCTGGAGGTAAACCAAAGGCCAAAGCCATTCATGCCATGCTGCGTTTCGGACAGGAGAATATTCTCGTCACAGACGAGGCTGCTGCTGTGGAAATCGGCAAGGAAATTGATAATCAGTTACAGATATCCTCGTAA
- the gpmI gene encoding 2,3-bisphosphoglycerate-independent phosphoglycerate mutase: MSAPRPVALIIMDGFGLRGTSEGNAVAQANKPNYDRYLKQYPNTTLTACGEAVGLPEGQMGNSEVGHLNIGAGRIVYQDLTRIDKSIREGEFFDNETLVAAVRNAKNTGKKLHLYALVSDGGVHSHINHLFAMLDLAKKEDMHEVYIHAFMDGRDVPPDSGKKFVQDLVAKIEEVGVGTIATVSGRYYAMDRDKRWDRVEKAYRAMVYGEGPKYTDALQAITASYSNSVFDEFVEPSVIVDSEGKPVTQVESGDSVVFLNFRPDRAIQLSQVFTNQDFRGFDRGPLFPQDLHFVCLTTFSETVQGYVAYSPKNLDNTLGEVLVQQNKKQLRIAETEKYPHVTFFFSGGRDEELPGETRILINSPKVATYDLQPEMSAYEVAAACVAEIEAERQDAIILNFANPDMVGHSGMLEPTIKAVEVTDECVGKVVDAVVAKGGVAIIIADHGNADMVFDENGRPFTAHTTNPVPFILTDENVVLRDRGILADVAPTILDLMGLPQPAEMTGQSMIASRK; this comes from the coding sequence ATGTCAGCTCCAAGACCTGTAGCTTTGATCATCATGGATGGTTTCGGTTTGCGTGGAACATCTGAAGGCAACGCCGTTGCTCAAGCTAACAAACCTAACTACGACCGTTACTTGAAACAATATCCTAATACTACCCTTACTGCTTGTGGTGAAGCTGTTGGTCTTCCAGAAGGCCAAATGGGCAACTCTGAAGTAGGGCACTTAAATATTGGTGCAGGACGGATTGTATACCAGGATTTGACTCGTATCGATAAATCGATCCGTGAGGGCGAATTCTTCGATAATGAGACACTGGTAGCCGCAGTTAGAAATGCTAAGAACACAGGTAAAAAGCTTCATCTTTACGCGCTTGTATCCGACGGAGGGGTACATAGCCATATTAACCACCTGTTTGCTATGCTTGATCTGGCTAAGAAAGAAGATATGCATGAAGTGTATATCCATGCTTTCATGGATGGTCGGGACGTACCTCCAGATAGTGGTAAAAAGTTTGTTCAAGATCTGGTAGCTAAGATTGAAGAAGTTGGAGTAGGTACAATTGCAACGGTATCCGGGCGTTATTACGCAATGGACCGTGACAAACGTTGGGATCGTGTAGAGAAAGCCTACCGCGCTATGGTTTATGGCGAAGGTCCAAAATACACTGACGCTCTGCAAGCTATCACTGCTTCTTATTCAAATTCCGTGTTCGATGAATTCGTTGAGCCTAGCGTGATTGTAGACAGTGAAGGCAAGCCGGTGACTCAGGTAGAGAGCGGCGATTCCGTCGTGTTCCTCAACTTCCGTCCTGACCGTGCTATTCAATTGTCACAAGTGTTCACGAATCAAGATTTCCGCGGTTTCGACCGGGGTCCTTTGTTCCCGCAAGATTTGCACTTCGTATGCCTGACTACTTTCAGCGAAACGGTACAAGGTTATGTAGCCTATTCACCGAAGAACCTGGACAACACATTGGGTGAAGTACTTGTGCAACAAAACAAGAAGCAACTGCGCATCGCGGAAACTGAGAAGTATCCGCACGTAACGTTCTTCTTCAGTGGTGGACGTGATGAGGAACTTCCAGGAGAAACTCGTATCTTGATCAACTCTCCTAAAGTGGCAACCTATGATCTTCAACCTGAGATGAGTGCATACGAAGTGGCTGCAGCCTGCGTAGCAGAAATCGAAGCGGAAAGACAGGATGCTATTATACTTAACTTTGCTAACCCTGATATGGTTGGGCACTCCGGTATGCTGGAGCCAACAATCAAGGCTGTAGAGGTAACGGATGAGTGTGTAGGTAAAGTAGTGGACGCAGTTGTTGCCAAGGGTGGCGTTGCGATCATTATCGCCGATCACGGTAATGCAGACATGGTATTTGATGAGAACGGTCGTCCGTTCACAGCTCATACCACTAACCCGGTTCCATTCATCCTTACGGATGAAAATGTTGTATTGCGCGATCGCGGTATCCTTGCTGATGTAGCACCAACCATTCTGGATCTGATGGGACTTCCGCAACCTGCGGAAATGACCGGTCAATCTATGATCGCTAGTCGCAAATAA
- the rnr gene encoding ribonuclease R: MITQEILLDFMRETAYKPMTYEELVSHFALEDSTGFKKFEELLIDLEQDGRIVLTRNARYGVPERMDLLRGRLQAHAKGFAFLIPDDRDHPDVYIHANDLKGAMNGDIVLIRITSKSPSGGRMEGEVERIVKRGVLQTVGVFQNLETYGFVLPDDKRINRDIFIPKQSFMGAVDGQKVVVRIVNYPEGRSAAEGEIIEILGHKDDPGVDILSIIRKHQLPEAFPAEVMNEADNAPDSITEEEIAEQGRRDLRGLNIVTIDGEDAKDLDDAVNVQRLENGHYKLGVHIADVGYYVRESSELDKEAYDRGCSVYLVDRVIPMLPHRLSNGICSLNPQVDRLTMSCEMEFNEQMKVVKHDVFTSVIRTKERMTYSNVRKILEDEDAELLERYSPLIDDFRLMKELAMKLRDARMRRGAVDFDFEESKIIVDENGKAVDIVKRERSVAEQIIEEFMLAANETVAEHFHWLKVPFLYRIHEDPDPEKLQNFMAFAANFGYHVKGRGNSVHPRALQDLLEQIQGTKEQTVISTMMLRSMKQAKYDAESTGHFGLAAEYYSHFTSPIRRYPDLVIHRVMREVIENGGALSQKRHDYLAGRMPDIAQQSSERERLAVEAERDTEQLKKAEYMQDKVGEEFEAMVSSVTSFGMFIELDNTVEGLIRLSAMSDDYYHFDEAHMALIGERTSRVFRIGDEVKIRVAKVNMDDHTIDFELVDMKPRAPGEHRGGGFGGGRGGKGGRPGGGGFKAPAGGKGGGAGSKGRGGKGKPGAAVGAGKGKPGAGVRAGEGPREAAGVGAPGGRGKRKRGRDAGEDASRVVAAPGAERGGEAGGNAGAPRERSGGRGRGGDNGGAGGGRGISFGFGSGKGGYGAPASDSSGGEVRGLDGSTKFRSREDRGGNFGGGEGHGGAPTGKGRRKKKNKSGVFIGQSVTPGNVQTSEQATSKRSDTTGSNPDGPPRKRKKK; this comes from the coding sequence ATGATAACACAAGAAATATTACTCGATTTCATGCGGGAGACTGCATATAAACCAATGACTTATGAAGAGCTGGTTAGTCATTTTGCTCTAGAAGATAGCACAGGGTTTAAAAAGTTCGAGGAACTACTCATTGATTTAGAGCAGGACGGAAGAATTGTACTAACTCGTAATGCACGTTATGGCGTGCCGGAACGGATGGATTTACTGCGAGGCCGGTTACAGGCTCATGCGAAAGGCTTCGCTTTTCTTATCCCGGATGATCGTGATCATCCTGACGTGTATATCCATGCGAATGATCTTAAGGGAGCTATGAATGGTGATATCGTCCTTATCCGTATTACCTCTAAAAGTCCGTCCGGCGGACGTATGGAAGGCGAAGTTGAACGTATTGTAAAACGTGGCGTATTGCAGACGGTAGGGGTGTTCCAAAACCTGGAGACCTATGGCTTTGTGCTGCCTGATGATAAACGGATTAACCGCGATATTTTTATTCCGAAGCAATCCTTTATGGGGGCTGTAGACGGTCAAAAGGTCGTTGTACGCATCGTAAATTATCCAGAAGGCCGATCAGCGGCAGAAGGTGAAATTATTGAGATTCTAGGACATAAGGATGATCCGGGAGTTGATATTTTATCTATCATTCGTAAACATCAGCTGCCAGAGGCATTTCCGGCTGAAGTGATGAACGAAGCGGACAACGCTCCGGATTCAATTACAGAAGAGGAAATTGCGGAGCAGGGACGACGCGATTTGCGCGGACTAAACATTGTCACGATTGATGGCGAAGATGCTAAGGACCTGGATGATGCGGTTAATGTTCAGCGACTGGAGAACGGACATTACAAGCTAGGCGTGCATATTGCGGATGTAGGTTATTATGTGCGTGAGAGCTCTGAGCTCGATAAAGAAGCTTATGATCGGGGCTGTAGTGTGTACTTGGTGGATAGGGTGATTCCGATGCTGCCTCACCGTTTGTCTAACGGGATTTGTAGTTTAAATCCGCAGGTAGACCGCTTAACGATGTCCTGTGAGATGGAATTTAATGAACAAATGAAGGTCGTGAAGCACGATGTCTTTACAAGTGTGATTCGCACCAAGGAAAGAATGACTTATTCCAATGTCCGCAAAATTTTGGAGGATGAAGACGCTGAATTGCTGGAGCGCTATAGTCCATTAATTGATGATTTCCGTCTTATGAAAGAATTGGCGATGAAGCTGCGTGATGCACGGATGCGGCGGGGCGCGGTTGATTTTGACTTTGAAGAAAGCAAAATCATCGTAGATGAGAACGGTAAAGCTGTAGATATTGTGAAGCGTGAGCGTTCTGTAGCTGAGCAGATTATCGAGGAGTTCATGCTCGCGGCGAATGAAACGGTTGCTGAGCATTTCCATTGGTTGAAGGTTCCGTTCCTTTACCGGATTCACGAAGATCCGGACCCTGAGAAGCTACAGAATTTTATGGCTTTTGCGGCCAATTTCGGATATCACGTGAAGGGCCGTGGCAATTCGGTTCATCCACGTGCTTTGCAGGATCTGTTGGAGCAAATCCAAGGGACTAAAGAACAGACCGTTATTAGCACAATGATGCTGCGTTCCATGAAGCAGGCGAAATATGATGCGGAGAGCACAGGCCATTTCGGACTCGCTGCAGAATACTATTCCCACTTTACTTCTCCGATTCGCCGTTACCCCGATCTGGTCATTCACCGTGTAATGCGTGAAGTGATTGAGAATGGAGGGGCGCTGAGCCAGAAACGACATGATTATTTGGCTGGTCGGATGCCTGACATTGCTCAGCAGTCCTCGGAACGTGAGCGTTTGGCAGTAGAAGCAGAACGCGATACAGAGCAGCTGAAGAAAGCTGAATACATGCAGGATAAAGTAGGCGAGGAATTCGAGGCAATGGTCAGCAGTGTGACCAGCTTCGGAATGTTCATCGAGCTGGACAATACCGTCGAAGGCCTTATTCGTCTCAGTGCGATGAGCGACGATTATTATCACTTCGACGAGGCCCATATGGCGCTCATTGGCGAGCGCACATCGCGGGTGTTCCGCATTGGCGACGAGGTTAAGATTCGAGTCGCCAAGGTAAATATGGATGACCACACGATCGATTTCGAGTTGGTCGACATGAAACCACGCGCGCCAGGTGAACATCGCGGCGGTGGTTTTGGAGGCGGCCGCGGTGGCAAAGGCGGCCGTCCAGGTGGCGGCGGCTTCAAGGCGCCAGCCGGGGGTAAAGGCGGCGGCGCGGGCAGCAAGGGCCGCGGCGGTAAAGGCAAGCCCGGCGCTGCTGTAGGCGCGGGCAAGGGTAAGCCGGGCGCTGGTGTGCGCGCCGGTGAAGGGCCGCGCGAAGCGGCCGGTGTTGGTGCACCGGGCGGACGCGGAAAGCGGAAGCGCGGGCGTGATGCCGGCGAGGATGCGAGCCGGGTAGTTGCGGCGCCGGGCGCCGAGCGCGGAGGCGAAGCTGGCGGCAACGCAGGCGCGCCACGTGAGCGCAGCGGCGGGCGAGGCCGCGGTGGAGACAACGGCGGTGCCGGTGGTGGACGCGGCATCAGCTTCGGCTTTGGCTCCGGCAAAGGCGGATATGGCGCTCCTGCGTCTGACTCTTCCGGCGGCGAAGTTCGCGGCCTGGACGGCAGCACGAAGTTCCGTAGCCGTGAGGATCGCGGGGGTAACTTTGGCGGTGGAGAAGGCCATGGCGGCGCTCCAACAGGTAAAGGTCGCCGGAAAAAGAAGAACAAAAGCGGAGTGTTCATCGGTCAATCCGTAACACCGGGCAACGTTCAGACGTCGGAACAAGCCACTTCCAAGCGTAGTGACACTACCGGCAGCAATCCAGACGGTCCTCCTCGTAAGAGAAAGAAAAAATAA
- a CDS encoding phosphoglycerate kinase, with protein MNKKSVRDVEVKGKRVFVRVDFNVPVEDGKITDDTRIRETLPTIKYLIENGAKIILASHMGRPKGQFVDSMRLTTAAERLSELLGKPVAKADEAVGEAVKAKIAELGEGDVLVLENVRFYPGEEKNDPELAKQFAELADLFVNDAFGAAHRAHASTEGIAHFLPAVSGLLMEKELTVLGKALTNPERPFTAIIGGSKVKDKIDVIDNLLSLADNVLIGGGLSYTFTKAQGFEIGKSLVDNDKLDVALGFIEKAKALGKNFMLPVDVVVADKFGADANTKVVNFNEIPEDWEGLDIGPKTRELYADIIKNSKLVVWNGPMGVFEIDKFAEGTLAVAKACATTEGYTVIGGGDSAAAAEKFHLADQMDHISTGGGASLEFMEGKALPGVEALNDK; from the coding sequence ATGAACAAAAAGAGCGTCCGTGATGTAGAAGTAAAGGGTAAACGCGTATTTGTACGCGTGGATTTCAACGTACCTGTAGAAGACGGTAAGATTACTGATGATACTCGTATTCGCGAAACCCTTCCGACCATTAAATATTTGATCGAGAACGGTGCAAAGATCATTCTTGCGAGTCACATGGGTCGTCCTAAAGGCCAATTCGTAGATTCTATGCGTTTGACTACTGCTGCTGAACGTCTGTCCGAGCTTCTCGGCAAACCAGTAGCTAAAGCTGACGAAGCTGTTGGCGAAGCTGTAAAAGCAAAAATTGCTGAGCTAGGCGAAGGCGACGTACTTGTACTTGAGAATGTTCGTTTCTACCCAGGCGAAGAAAAGAACGATCCTGAATTGGCTAAACAATTCGCTGAACTGGCTGATTTGTTCGTCAATGATGCGTTTGGTGCGGCTCACCGTGCACATGCATCGACTGAAGGTATCGCTCATTTCCTACCAGCTGTATCCGGTCTTTTGATGGAGAAAGAATTGACCGTTCTTGGTAAAGCTCTTACTAACCCAGAACGTCCTTTCACTGCGATCATCGGTGGTTCGAAGGTTAAAGACAAGATTGATGTTATTGATAACTTGTTGTCTTTGGCTGATAACGTCCTGATCGGCGGTGGATTGTCTTATACATTCACTAAAGCACAAGGCTTTGAAATCGGTAAATCACTTGTAGATAACGACAAACTTGACGTTGCTCTTGGATTCATCGAAAAAGCTAAAGCACTTGGCAAAAACTTCATGCTTCCTGTTGATGTTGTTGTTGCTGATAAATTCGGTGCTGATGCTAACACTAAGGTTGTTAATTTCAATGAAATCCCAGAAGACTGGGAAGGACTTGATATCGGTCCTAAGACTCGTGAACTTTATGCCGATATTATCAAAAACTCCAAGCTGGTTGTCTGGAATGGACCTATGGGCGTATTCGAAATTGATAAATTCGCTGAAGGTACACTTGCAGTAGCAAAAGCTTGTGCAACTACTGAAGGTTACACTGTTATTGGCGGCGGAGATTCCGCAGCAGCAGCAGAAAAATTCCACCTGGCTGACCAAATGGATCACATCTCCACTGGTGGCGGTGCATCCCTTGAGTTCATGGAAGGCAAGGCGCTTCCTGGCGTAGAAGCACTGAACGACAAGTAA
- the smpB gene encoding SsrA-binding protein SmpB: MGKKADGKVLAQNKKASHDYFIEDTYEAGLVLTGTEIKSLRNGRANIGDAFATIRNGEIQIHNMHISPFEQGNRANPTDPTRTRKLLMHKEQIHKLLGLSKRDGFTIVPLKVYVRNGYAKLLIGLGKGKKEYDKRDSAAKRDAQRDIQRVLREKQKIAR; the protein is encoded by the coding sequence ATGGGTAAAAAAGCAGACGGGAAAGTACTTGCCCAGAACAAAAAAGCTTCCCATGATTATTTTATCGAGGATACTTATGAAGCTGGCTTGGTGCTGACAGGAACAGAGATCAAGTCGCTGCGTAATGGCCGCGCTAATATTGGAGATGCTTTTGCTACGATCCGTAATGGCGAGATTCAGATTCACAACATGCATATCAGTCCTTTTGAACAAGGTAATCGTGCTAACCCTACTGACCCGACACGCACGCGTAAATTGCTGATGCACAAGGAGCAAATTCATAAACTGCTGGGCTTGTCCAAGCGAGATGGATTTACAATTGTGCCACTTAAGGTTTATGTGCGAAATGGCTATGCGAAGCTATTGATTGGTCTTGGTAAAGGTAAGAAAGAGTACGATAAACGTGATTCTGCTGCTAAGCGTGATGCTCAGCGTGATATCCAGCGTGTATTGCGTGAGAAGCAAAAGATCGCCAGATAA
- the secG gene encoding preprotein translocase subunit SecG, whose translation MDIFLKVVLLIFSVGLIAVVLLQKGKSAGLSGAISGGAEHLFGKTKARGMELVLQRVTVGLAAGFFIMAILAAVFID comes from the coding sequence ATGGATATCTTTTTGAAAGTTGTGCTCCTGATTTTTTCCGTCGGTCTTATTGCGGTCGTTCTTCTGCAAAAGGGGAAAAGCGCGGGTCTTTCCGGTGCCATCTCCGGCGGTGCTGAGCATCTCTTTGGTAAAACAAAAGCTCGTGGTATGGAACTCGTACTACAACGTGTAACAGTTGGACTTGCTGCAGGATTCTTCATTATGGCGATTCTAGCTGCTGTCTTCATTGACTAA